The Tachysurus fulvidraco isolate hzauxx_2018 chromosome 4, HZAU_PFXX_2.0, whole genome shotgun sequence DNA window ACTATAAAATTAATGTTGGCTGAATATTTGTTAGACCGATAGTACTCTTAATCCATGACCTAGTAAACCAATATGGATGTATTTGTTGATGAAGACTTTAAAGCACTTCTTaaagttgctctgaataaagCCGTCTGCCAAACCCCATAAACATATGTGGTGTAATGTAACATTTGTGCagcctaaataaaaacaatagaatATGACTAAAGTCATAATGGCTGCTTGATGAGAACAGAAAACAGTTGGCTTTGCTTCTAATTTAGCCAGGGatcaaatataaatgaaattctGTCCCAAAATGTATCTTAATAAAGTATTGGGCAACCACAAGATTCCACAAATGTCTGGAAGTGTACTGGAGGAATAAACAGCATTCCTCCAATCGTTATTCCCTCAGTTAATGTTTTGATGGTGGTAGTGGAAGGCGCTAACACTCCACTCCAAAATCTCTCGTAAGTCTTCTGTCGTGTTGAGAAGCACAGACTGTGAAGGCCATCGCAAAGATTTATATCATTTTCGTCCTCATAAAAATATTCCGTGGGCCGTTTTTACTTGTGCATGGTGGTGGAGTTATCCTTGAAGTGACCATCAGggtagaaatgtttcatcatatAAGAAAGGTGATCAATTACAATAAATTTGTATTGATTTGGAGTGATGCTTTCCTCTAAAGGGACAAGTAGGTTCAGACATAACAGAGCCATCAGTTTTCCTCTTAATTTGTcacctgtctgtatatatggTCTAACTACTCGTACTGGGTAATAGCTGGGTTGAAATTCAGTGAGCTCCTCTTTCAATGGAGATTTAGATCATTTCAAATGAATGTCAGAGATCATACTACTCTGTAGTATGGACCCGTTTTTGACATCTACTTTGACATCTATTTACATTGAACAGCCATCATCAAAGCCATCAGCGAGCTCTCTAAGCACCTAGGACCATTAAGTATTCTCAGACATGGCACTAATTTCCATAAAATATTCTTTGTCAAAACCTAAAAAGTGCAAATGAAACAGGCATTGAGCTATGATAGCAGCCCTACTTGGCTGCCATAAATGACCTCAATTATGCACTTACAGAGCAAGAAGGTGCCTAGAAAAGTAGAAGCTTTGAATGACAAGCCGTCACAGGAGCCATTTTTCTTTGGGTCCGTCTCACCTTGATTAGCACTTTGAATTTGTAAATAGAGAGAgcggaggggagagagagagagagagagagagagagagagagagagagagagagagagagagagagagagagagagagagagagagagagagaagctctgAGTGCTAACCAGAGCTGCCTTGTTCAATGAATGAATTGTTTGCTTGAATCTCCATTACCGCCCTCTCTGGGAGTCTCGGCCGGGATTAATCTGTCAAAAGAAGATAGTTTAGCATTGATGAATATGACATGTGACCATTGATGATGTTGATTTTATCTCTTGGGATTAGCAAGATTTACTTCAGATGGGTAATAATGTCATTTGCTTGATGCAATGGATCTGTTTATGAGCTGATTAAATCACAGTGCTACTGCTTCGTTTCATGCTATTTAGTTTATAGCTCTATTACTGTGATCCAAAAAAGCTGTGGAcatttcctcttcctgtgtGACCATAAATCACTGTTTAAGATGGTTGTACAGCATTTAATCAGGACACCTTTTTAGCAGAAGGAAAAAGCAATCACCTTAAAATTGAAAGATTTGTTTCTTCTTTGGTTTGAGCATATGTGTTTAAATTCTTATCAAATTTAAGTTTGATCTCATCAAGTGAATTTGACAGAAAGCCTCCTAATTTTTCTAAATAACAGGATTTAATCATTATCTTATCACTATCTTAGTCCCATTAACCATGACTTCCTAAATATGAGAGTTTGGTCTGAGAGTTCAGCAGTTTAACACCACTTACATACTGTATTGACACAGCTGCTGCTCAAATCCATAGGCTTTACATCGTAAACCATTGCACGTATATATACTTTGTCACATGCCCAGTAAttctatttatatatgttaGTAGCGATCCTTTGCTATTAAATAAGAAATCATTAGAAGTGTTTCCTTTACATAGAAGTGTTTCCTTTACATCCAAGTGTCTCATAATGTCTTAAAACAATGGTATAATAGTCAAGGGCAAAACAAAAAGCAATTCAGCTCAGCAAAACCTTGCATTTCAGCATAATGTGGAAAAAGCCTTTAGAGAAATCCCTTTACAGTAGCCAATCCAGTTTCTATTCATCTTCTCCAGTGTGATTAGTTATTCTAACATTCCAGGCATTAGTCTGAGTCAGTTGTTATGTATTTTTGAAGAACATTCAACAAAAGATGACACTGTTTCAACAATAATTATggatattataattttataagtTGAATAGGTGTTATATAATTCagacatgaaatgttttttgtgttgtttttataccTTGGCAGGACTGGACAATAATTCTAAGGCCTTACAAAAAAATCCTTGCCCCACTACTGAGTTGAGCAGTAAAGTGTGATCCCCGTACTCTCATACATACTCTCCATTTCTTGTTTATTATCATATCCTCTTCAGAAAGCTAGCCTGAATGATGTGCTGTTTTTCAGAGTCAGCAGCATGCGTTGTTTTACACAAAAGCACAGTGGATGCTATCCTCTTTATTTATCTCCCACATAAACATGCTCATTGCAGAGCTGATCAGCAGTGTAAGTTATGTTGTGGTACTAAGCCATGCAGCTCTGTGCTTCTCTTTATTCTCCTTAGCCACAGTAAGTAGAAAGCAGGCACAAGCAGGGTAATTTATGCACACATGTGCCTTGGAGCTCCTCTGATGACAGGCCCGGGAGGAGGGGCACATGATGAATGGCTTTCCATCGGGGACCGCCACACAGCCACCATGATGTGGGTAAAAATGGAAATTGCTCTCTTTCACCGTCATTACATCAGTTTAAAGCTTGTGTGGGCCTCTGGAACGTACTCTGGttgctctgtttttttgtgtactttttgTAAAGGGGAGGTGTTAAATTGTTGATGTGCATAAATTAAAGTGATTAATAATTGTTTTGTATACCAAGGCTATATTAAATTACAGGTCTATAATAGGTATACTTATTGTTGTATATGTTAATAAATTGTCATTTTATGACAGGCCTATTTATCATCAATGTAATTGGGATACACTGGCAAATATTGACATAGGCCCATTCTTATAAAGCATAATGTGTCCGTAGCTTAGAAAAGTTCATTATAAAATTGGATAACACTGAtgcaagtaaataaaatgactcACAATTAAATTTAATCTTGTGTAGAAAAAACTCTTAAAGCCAGAGCTATAGACTAAACCAAGCACTGAATGGGTTTTATTTATGTGAAAACATTCGTTGTAAGCAGTCACAAAATTGCCTACACATGCTAGTGTTAGTAATAAAGCAGCTTGGCTGAGTATTACTGACGTTTTCTTCCTAATCCTGTGTGAACCACAAGACGCTTTCACTTTCTTCAGTATTTAATGCTGTGGAGCTAAAGCCAACCCCAACATCCCATAATAGTCCTCAACATCCCATAATAGTCTCCCACTGTAGCttggttattattttatttattaccacttaatataaagttattttttcATAAGCTGAGTGTATTCAGCACTGACAATACGGGTAAATTATAGAGAACCTAATAAAATACAGTGATAACCTAGCGCGAGGTTTAACGGGAAAAGTTTCAGACATATCGACACTGATAATTAATAATGACAGTAATTATTTATGCTAAACTAcaagtctgtttaaaaaaataaaagttctctGATCggatttattttaagaaatgacACGTAGataagaagcaaaaaaaaaaaaaaaacacgtaaaAAAACtgtcagaattttttttctttctttttttagtttttgttctTTAGACctaataaaacaacaatgagAGTTTATTATGATTGGAGAAAAGTCAGTAAActggcaaaaataaaataaaataaaataaacaaaaatgataaaatatgcaATTAAGAaaccgttactatagaaaagaAACTATATCTGTACTCCGTGGAAACAGAGGTAAAGACAACCAacagagataaatataaatccTTAAAAATACATTGCGTTCTAAAGTtatttccactttttttttttttaataaagtcatGTAAACGACAGCGCAAATGCTGCACATAATTTATAGCCCACGGCTGGCCTTTGGTTAGAGAATAAATTATACCAAACGATATCTCGATACTGAAATTGTTtctaagacaaaacaaaactatacaatacaaaataaaagccaTACCAATGAATTAATGTGACAAATTCAAGCTTGAGTATGAGAAGTGAACTCTATGTTGTTGCGCTCCATTACTCCTAGTGCTCCCTGAGCAGACAGCAAATAACAAGTAACCTCCAAACTGAGATAAATCATCTAACTCAGTAAAATTACTTTACTTTACGTTCATATACAAGTGTAAATATGTTCTCAGAAATATAACTGTTTTCTGACATTATGGATCATATTAACCTTTCAGTGAAATACTGGAGTTTTAAGTTTTGTCATGCTCTGTTATTTCTTAATATGAAGAAATACTGCGTAAAATGAGCAATTTTACTctgaaattatatattgtttaatttgtataatCCTTTCTATGATGACTAAAAAAGTCCTTTGTTATGACCTAAATGATTAAATTCTGATGCAGCGCCAACATctaaaaaaagttttcattttctttgtcttacaaatatttacttattttgatATTAAATTATTCTGATAAATTATAAGctatgtttatttatgatttatttatgatttatttatgataTATAGTGCacctataaaaaaaattataaaaaattctagatagCCACATGTGATGTAAAGTGTTTTCATCATATAAAAGAATACTGAAGACACAATTATGGAACAgaattgtttcttattttttccagaatacatacaaaaaaataccaATTCTCTCTCCATGGTATACGCCTGAAAAATAACGGCAATTTAAAATTATGCGGACAATTTTTGctggctttaaaaaaacaaacatgcaaatgtaaattatttcctttttcaaTGAGACATTAAATAAGAACGTACAATACAATCATAGCAATTTCAAATGAATGCTGAACTGAAGAACCCCTATTTTTATTAGTACTCTAACATGTGTTTCACTTTTACCTACTGAGATTTAAACATAATGCACTTCTGAGTTTGCTCAAATAGTTTTCCTTTTGTATTATTGTCCGCTTTAAgctgacataaataaatacagtggaGTCCACGGATCCAGTCCTTCAGTGGTGCGTTGATATAAAAGTCTTTATATTTGAATCTTTATAAGCTCTAAATTTTAGGGTGTGTGGGTCCGTTTCACTGGTAACCGAGAGCTGACGCTGTAGTGAGTCTCTGGCCGTACAGTGCATATGGGGAATAATAAGGACCAGCTGCGGCGGGAACAGGCACCGGGGCACCGGGAGTAGGCAACGGGCTCTTAGAGTACGGGTGATAGCGACTGCTTAGTCCGAGCGCGTGGTGTGGGCTCCTCAGCGCGAGTGTGCCGGGACTTCCAGGAGCTCCAGACGGTGGCATGTGCATGTGGCACGCCATGGCCGCGGCGGCAGCGCTGGCAAGGGACGACGAGCTCGGGTAACCCGAGATCAACTTGTCGGCACCGGTGAAGGCTGTGTGCGTCCGCAGGTGGTTAAGCAGTTCCTCTGAGGACGAGAAGCGCTTGTCGCATGGCCCGTTTGCCGACACCCAGTTGCACACATGAGGCAACGGGTCGTTGGGGAGCATGAAGCCGTAAGGGTACAAAGGATGTCCCCCGAAAGACGGTGGCGTGGAGTGCACGCCGTGCAAAGGGTGCGTCGGGTACATGAGCGGATATCCGGACTTGAGGGCCGCGGCGGCTGAGTCGTGCGTGCACGAGGCACCGGCCGCGCCCGCTAAGTGACTGGCACAGTGATAACTCAAGCAGTACGGGTCTCTACAAAGGCTGGCAGACATGATAGACGGCGGAGAAGCCCCGGCTAATGGGCTCGATCCAGCTTTGCTTGCGCCAAGGGAGCTGGCGAGCTGCGCGTTCACCAGACTTCCACCGTGGGGCAGAAAGTGCTGAGGGTAGCCCGCGTAGGCCCCAGCTAAACTTCCCGGGTACGTCATGCCGGCAGGAGGTAAAGGGAAAACTGTCTGTCCCGGTTTGTACGGAGAAACTGGTGCCACAAGACCCGACCCCAGAACAGCTACCGAGGAAGCAGAAGACACCGACGACGATTCCGACGTAGCAGCCTTGGATCCGGACGTGGTCTCCTGGTGCTGGTTGACCTCCACGTTAATTCCAGCACAGCTCACGCTTATCCTGCTGTGGCTGACACCGGTAGCTCCAGAGCCGTCCGTGCTGCAGGTTTTATTACAGTcagcttctttcttttcatccCTCTCTCCTTTGGCGTCGGACGGCATCGGGGAAGCAGAAGTGCTGGAATTCGGGCTGCCGGTGCCGGGAGTAAACGGCTGGCAGGTGGCGCTCGGCACACGGAAACCAGACTTTTCACCGCTAGAAACCCCCGAGGACGAGTCCTTCTTATCCGCTGGTTTTGAGTACGGCTTGAAGCTCGATTTATCTTCCACGCCGATGTCGCTCAGTTTTAAAGGGCCGGACTTGGTCTCCTTCTCGCTAGATCCGTTTGATGTAACCGAGGAGAGTTTAGACGAAGGCGGAGGATCCGGTTTACCGATCTGAGAACACGTTTGCGCAAGAAGAGCCAGTGGACTTTTCTTTGCATCTAACTGCGAGAATagacaaaaaacatacacacccaAGTAAATAaccaaatattatataaatgaaacataAGCATATCgagaaaacaacacaacaacttAACATCCCGTGTTATAGCCCAtgcttttggttttgttttggtttttctgTCTGCGTATAAAGTGCTTCAGACATTGCGGACATTGCGCGGTGTGAAATGGACTAAATACAGAGTCGAGAATATATTTAGGGTGAAATGTCTGGATGAACAACAGACATAATACTAAGCGTTTATGCAAAAGGGCAATCggcattattttgtttttataaattgaGAAACTAGAAGCCATTTTCTACAACGGTGTTCGATCATTTCCGCAAAACACAAataggtaaaaataaataattaaataattaaaaaaaaaaaaagaaataacgaattcATGTCTTACCTCGATTGGACTAACCGGAGTAGACGGTAAAGGTTGGAGATACTCCGGGTGCAAAATGTGTCCCGTGCGTGCAGTCAGCATCTTGAGAACCTTGATGGGAAGTCGCTTGGCTTGCCGTAAAGGGTCCGTTGGAGGGACAGAATGGAGAAAAGGCTTGTTGATGCTCACTGAGCTGTTATTCCGAGAACTGCAGC harbors:
- the znf503 gene encoding zinc finger protein 503; this encodes MSTSLSAIALRNRDTDLAWESCSSRNNSSVSINKPFLHSVPPTDPLRQAKRLPIKVLKMLTARTGHILHPEYLQPLPSTPVSPIELDAKKSPLALLAQTCSQIGKPDPPPSSKLSSVTSNGSSEKETKSGPLKLSDIGVEDKSSFKPYSKPADKKDSSSGVSSGEKSGFRVPSATCQPFTPGTGSPNSSTSASPMPSDAKGERDEKKEADCNKTCSTDGSGATGVSHSRISVSCAGINVEVNQHQETTSGSKAATSESSSVSSASSVAVLGSGLVAPVSPYKPGQTVFPLPPAGMTYPGSLAGAYAGYPQHFLPHGGSLVNAQLASSLGASKAGSSPLAGASPPSIMSASLCRDPYCLSYHCASHLAGAAGASCTHDSAAAALKSGYPLMYPTHPLHGVHSTPPSFGGHPLYPYGFMLPNDPLPHVCNWVSANGPCDKRFSSSEELLNHLRTHTAFTGADKLISGYPSSSSLASAAAAAMACHMHMPPSGAPGSPGTLALRSPHHALGLSSRYHPYSKSPLPTPGAPVPVPAAAGPYYSPYALYGQRLTTASALGYQ